Within the Catalinimonas niigatensis genome, the region TAGGGCAGGAAAAATCGTACTTGCTGCGTGTGTTTTTGTGCGCATAGCTATTATTTTGATAGTCCGAAGCTACTGTTCCTTTCTGTATCAAGAGTAACAAAAAATAAGCTCATTAGAGCACTTTTAAGCCTTAAAAAGGATGTTTGCGTAATTCCAAAAGATAAGAGAAATCTAAAAAATCACACCTAATCTTAAGTCAAAATTGTCAGCTACCTGAGCATGTGCTTTCAATGAAATACCTGCTACCAAGAATTCATTCAACTGATAAGCCAATTCATACCTTTGATAAAACTTTTGACTAATAAGCGAACTTGGTTTATACACATAATAAATCATTTGTTGGTTAAAATTGAATTTACCAAAAATGAAATGATGACCAACTGACCAGCCCAATACATGTGGATCTTCGTCAATTTCTCTCCTCCGGGCTTCCACAGAAAGTGAGTTATCCCTGAAAAATTCAACCCCAGTACTTAAAGCATTAAAATTTGCAATCATGATTTTTGCCCCTCCTGCAATCCCTAAAAGCCATCTCTTTTCTTCGGTAAATTCATCAGTTGCTGTCGCTGTTTTCCGTGTAGCAAACAATCGTCCATATCCTTGAATTGCGCCTTTTCTAACTTCAACTTTATCCCATTTTTTTAAAGGCAAAGGGTTTATTTTGTAATCCAGGCCCAAACCTATCGTAGGAAAATTCATCCCTTTATTAGGTTGTTTGATACCACCGTTAGAGATGTGATTATAATGTATAGTTAAGTTTAAATACCACTCTGGAGAGATTTTATAATTAATAGCAAAATTCAAGAATACGATAAAGCTTATCGGAGAACTAAAGAAGGTATTTTGGGGATTCGTCACTTCATCATAGACCTGATCCAGATACGTTGCCCCAATTCCAGTACGAAAAGTAAAAAAAAGATCCTTTTGAAAAGTTAAATAAGGTTCTCCATACAAGATAAGGTTGTAAGCATTGCCCAGTAAAGCAGGATTGCCAAAGTTAAAATAAGTAAAGGATAAGCCAACCTTTGAGTAACAGTTGCATTGGTTCCATGCCTTTTGTGTAAGGCTCAATTTGCTCCAGTCTAACTGCAATCCCCAGGGATAGGAATCAGCTATTGTAGCAAGTTCTCTTGAATGTGGAATAATAAAGCCGTAATGTGTCTTGAGTCCCAAAAGAGTGGAAGAGCTTTGTTCATTTTGAGCAGTAGCATACAAGGGATCAACTATGCATAGCGTGAGTAGAATGAGCTGTTTTTTATAGGATATGAGGAGCTTTCCTGAGCATATCACGTTGTCTAACATAAAAATTGATAGTGCTCGGAGCATAATTTAATTGTTTGATAAAAGATACCCTCGTCGGAGTCATCTTAACCAGATTGACTATCTTAAGGTTATTACCAAATAATAGCAATTTAAGAAACACATTTGCTATCTAAAGGCTGTGTTTGGCTACTACAGAATTATCACTAGATTAGTCTCTCAGTATATTTTATCTGCTATACCATGTCTACTCAATCTGATATAAAAGCCGATTCCGAAAGGGGTAAATCTAACATTTCACGGAGAGATTTCTTGCAGTACAGTGCTGTTCTTGCGGCAGTTACAGTACAACTACCTCTGACTAATCATGAAGGGAGTATTCAGCATAATGATCAAACCTCCTTCTGGTACCAGCAGCCTTTACGAATTCTGCAAACCGTGCTGAGGGAAACAGACGCTAAAAGTTATGATGCTAATGCGGTAGTATCATATATGCAGCAAGCCGGATGTAATACTTTGGTGGTCAATGCGGGTGGTATTGTAGATTTTTTTCAGAACCCTCTGCCTGGTGCCAATATCAATCCTTTGATGGGCGATAGAGATATACTGAAAGAAATTACAACGGCCTGTCAGGAAGCAGGCATCAGAGTGATAGGCAGGGTAGATTTCCGAGGAGTAGAAAAAAAGATTTACCAGCAATTTCCTGAATGGTTTAGTATGGGAGCTGATCAAAAGCCTGTACAACTTGACTATACCAGACCCAGGTTATATGCTTCCTGCTATACCGGCTATCACCGAAATGAGCATGCTGAAAAATTCATTGCTTATTTAATGCAAAACTATGTCTTGGACGGCATCTGGCACAACAGTATAGGTGTAGGTGGCATCTGTCATTGTAAACACTGTCAATCAAGTTTTGAAGCAGATACAGGATTAAAAGTACCTGATCATCAGTCCGCTACCGAAGCTCAACTAGACCAGTACATGAAGTGGAAATCACAGGTAGCGGATCAGCATATGGAGCGAATGAAGAGAACTGTCAAGTCTTTTGGTGAAAATAAAGTATATACTGCTGAGGTATTCAGCATGTTTGAATCAGGGGGACGTATCCACTCCGGCATTGATTTGTACAATGCCCGCGATCATTTTGATTTTCTGGTGAGTGTAGCTTTTCTGACAGAAAATAGTGAGCATATTCGATATGAGGATCTAAATTATGCCAATACTATTGTCAAATTTCTCAAATCTATGGCTCCGGAGAAAGAAGCTATTATTTTATATGGAGGCAATGGCACCGCTCACCGATATGTCATGGACCCACCAATTGACTTACAAGTTTGGCTGTGGCAAGCACTCGCAGCAGGAGGCAGGTTTTGGAATTGTAATTTTACCGGTATGCATCCTGATGCTACCCATGACCGCCGAAATGCTTATAACAATACCGAAGCTTATCATTTTGTTCAGACACATGCGGAACTGCTGGCACAACAGGTACCGGTTGCCAATGTGGGTATTTACTATTCCCGTTCTACGCGCTTGTTTTACCGCGACCAGCCAGAAGAAGGAGATCGCTTTGATGCTGCGATCAAAGGTGTGGAAAGTGTGCTGATGGAAAACCACATACTCCATGATTTTATAGCAGATGATCAGCTTAGTAGAGTAAGACTACAGAAATATAAACTTGTCATTCTCCCTAATGTACGTTGTCTTTCTGATACGGAAATAGAGATTTTGATTAACTATGTGCAGGAAGGAGGAAGATTAATGGCCACCTATGCCACAAGTTTGTACGATAATGACGGAATTGAGAGAACTGATTTTGGTTTGGCTGAAGTATTTGGTTGTCATTACACTGGTGAAAAAGTAAATACACGTAAAGATAATTATCAATATATTCTTCAGCCTGAGCATCCTATTGTAGCAGAGGACAGTAAAAAAACAGAGCTGCTCATCAACGCAGGCTATACTTTACTAACGAGCGCCTCTCAAACCCCCAAAGTCATTTGTACCCATGTGCCTACTGTTCATAATCAACCGCCGGAGAAAGCCTGGGTAGGAGAGTGGTCAACGGAACATCCTACAGTCGTAGAAAACTCTTTTGGCAAAGGAAAGGTACTGTATTTTGCCAACCAACCGGATCAGATTACTTATGAAATAGGACATCCTGATGCAAGAAATCTGTTGTATAGAAGTGTGAAGTATTTGGCAGGAGACGCTATACCTATAGAAAGTACTGCACCCGAAAGTGTACATATTGGCTTGACAAAATCCATCAAAGAACCAGATCATTATATTTTATCGTTTGTCAACACTACCTCAGCACCGGTCCGACCGATTCGTAGTTTATTACCAGTAAGAGATATTTCAGTAAAACTGCGTTTGGACGGAAAGACTCTGGCTTCGCATCAGGTTTTGCGTGCGCAAGGTGATTGTCAGATCAATTCTGATGGGAGAGTCCTCACCATCAATATTAGCAAATTAGAAGATTTATGTGCTCTCTATTTGCAGATGCAATCATGATTCTCAAGTAGAAATTATCTTTTTTCACGATAGCCGCCATAATGGAATATTATTTAAAGATTTGGTTATATAAACTTTTATTTCATTCAGAAATTATATACTAAAATTGGTTTATTCTCCCTTTTTTTAACCAAAAATTAGAGCATTGTTTAATAATGCGTTAAAATCCCCGTAAATCAGCAATTGCACTTTGAGTATCCAGGGTTTCAAATTTGTTTTTGCTTGCTAAAGATTGTATAAAATTGATTAGTTTATACCATTGTTTTATAACTGATACTCAACCATTATCATGAAATTGATGAAATTTCCTTCGCTTTTCACATTATTTTTTCTCCTGCAAATGACAACTGCTTTTTCTCAGAATTACCCTCAGTTACCCGAAGATGTGCGTTTACAACGCTTGCTACCACCGCAGGGAAAAATCCGCGTAGTACTGGATACCGATACATATAATGAAATAGATGATCAGTTCGCTGTAGTGTATGCATTGCTTTCACCTGAACAATTGCAGATAGATGCCATTTACGCTGCACCTTACCTGAATAATCGTTCTAGCAGTCCGGAGGATGGTATGGAGAAGAGTTATGAAGAAATTCTTCGCCTGCTGGACAAATTGGGAAAGTCTCCGGACGGACTGGTATACCGTGGCTCCGATACTTTTCTGCAAAGTTATGACCAACCTATAGAAAGCGAAGCTGCCCGCGACTTGATCAAAAGAGCAATGGGGGCTACCGAACCACTCTATGTGCTGGCAGTTGGTGCGCCTACCAACGTGGCTTCTGCTATCCTGATGGAACCCGAAATTATCAATAAAATTGTAGTGATATGGCTGGGTGGTAAAGGGCTTAACTGGCGCCATGCCAGCGAGTTTAACTTGCAGCAGGATATACACTCCTCCAAAGTGCTCTTTGATTCTGGAGTGCCGTTGATTCAATTGCCTACAGAACCAGTAACATCCCATCTCTTAACCAGTGTACCTGAAATAGAAACCTACCTACAGGGACAGGGCCCTATCGGCGATTATTTGGTTGAGATTTTCAAGGACTATCATAAAGATCACTTTGCGTGGTCAAAGGTGATCTGGGACATTTCAGCAGTAGCTTATGCCATTAACCCGAGTTGGTTTTCTACTGAATTAATGCATACACCAATTCTTACTGATCAGCAAACCTACAGTGTAGACAATACCCGCCCTTTTTATCGGGTTGCGACCCACTTGAATCGGGATCAGATCTTTGAGGACATGTTCAGAAAAATTCAGCAACAGAACAGACAGGAAAGCGAAGGGAAATAAATTGTTGTATAGGAAATGCAAAGCAATCTCTTTCAGGAAACATGCATTACTAGGGTGCATAATTTTAATCAAACAGAAAGGCAATCTGAAACAAACACATATTATTGAAAATGATCCTGGAATTGTTGACTTGACGGAAATACATTTAAACAAACTTGGATGCAAGATAAATAAAAATAACGTGATTCCCTGAAATTACTGTACAGATTTAAGATAGATTTACAGTCATTTTTTCTTTTCACTAGCTGTATTTTTTTGAGATTTATTCTTTTCCCTTTGACCGTTTTTCTTCCAGACTCTTGGGATGGGTCCTGTGAGTGAATAGAGCTAAAATAGGTCTGCAGAAAGGAGGGATTTAAAGGTAATAGATTAATTGTACATTATTAAGAACTTGTCTTTTCTCGTCATACATTATTTCAAAAATCTGCTCTTGTTACTCATTTTTCCCTCAGTCATACCCTCTGTTTCAGGTGGAGGGTAGTGGCTGAGGGAAAAATGTTTGTTCTTTTTGGATTACATATTAAGCAACCATTGCATCCAACACTGCTTGATTAGCCTTTCTAGAGTACTTCTTCCATTTCTTCTTACCTGGTTTTCTGCCTCTGTGTACTTGATTTGGTGTCAAGTAACCTAAACTACCATGTGGATATTTATGGTTGTAAACATAAATTGTCCTGGCCACTGCTTGTAGAGCTAAATCAAAGGTTGGAAAACCCCTTTCAAGCTTAAATTCCTCTTTGAGTGTTCTGTGCATACGTTCAGCAAGAGCATTTTCTAGTGGATCAGGGAAATTGGTCATAGAAACTAAAATTTTGTTGTCATTGAGGAGCTTGATATAATCATTACAACAATATTGTATACCACGATCCGAATGGTGGATCATCTGGTAGGGGGGATGCTCACCTTTTTGATTCAAAGCCATATTTAGGGCTTTAATACTGCCTATTGCATGAAGACTCTTATGCAAATGCCATCCTACTATTTTGCGAGAGTATGCGTC harbors:
- a CDS encoding alpha-amylase family protein, producing MSTQSDIKADSERGKSNISRRDFLQYSAVLAAVTVQLPLTNHEGSIQHNDQTSFWYQQPLRILQTVLRETDAKSYDANAVVSYMQQAGCNTLVVNAGGIVDFFQNPLPGANINPLMGDRDILKEITTACQEAGIRVIGRVDFRGVEKKIYQQFPEWFSMGADQKPVQLDYTRPRLYASCYTGYHRNEHAEKFIAYLMQNYVLDGIWHNSIGVGGICHCKHCQSSFEADTGLKVPDHQSATEAQLDQYMKWKSQVADQHMERMKRTVKSFGENKVYTAEVFSMFESGGRIHSGIDLYNARDHFDFLVSVAFLTENSEHIRYEDLNYANTIVKFLKSMAPEKEAIILYGGNGTAHRYVMDPPIDLQVWLWQALAAGGRFWNCNFTGMHPDATHDRRNAYNNTEAYHFVQTHAELLAQQVPVANVGIYYSRSTRLFYRDQPEEGDRFDAAIKGVESVLMENHILHDFIADDQLSRVRLQKYKLVILPNVRCLSDTEIEILINYVQEGGRLMATYATSLYDNDGIERTDFGLAEVFGCHYTGEKVNTRKDNYQYILQPEHPIVAEDSKKTELLINAGYTLLTSASQTPKVICTHVPTVHNQPPEKAWVGEWSTEHPTVVENSFGKGKVLYFANQPDQITYEIGHPDARNLLYRSVKYLAGDAIPIESTAPESVHIGLTKSIKEPDHYILSFVNTTSAPVRPIRSLLPVRDISVKLRLDGKTLASHQVLRAQGDCQINSDGRVLTINISKLEDLCALYLQMQS
- a CDS encoding acyloxyacyl hydrolase, with product MLRALSIFMLDNVICSGKLLISYKKQLILLTLCIVDPLYATAQNEQSSSTLLGLKTHYGFIIPHSRELATIADSYPWGLQLDWSKLSLTQKAWNQCNCYSKVGLSFTYFNFGNPALLGNAYNLILYGEPYLTFQKDLFFTFRTGIGATYLDQVYDEVTNPQNTFFSSPISFIVFLNFAINYKISPEWYLNLTIHYNHISNGGIKQPNKGMNFPTIGLGLDYKINPLPLKKWDKVEVRKGAIQGYGRLFATRKTATATDEFTEEKRWLLGIAGGAKIMIANFNALSTGVEFFRDNSLSVEARRREIDEDPHVLGWSVGHHFIFGKFNFNQQMIYYVYKPSSLISQKFYQRYELAYQLNEFLVAGISLKAHAQVADNFDLRLGVIF
- a CDS encoding IS3 family transposase, whose translation is MKLRYPSEGLRVLCGLFGLTRHAYYKAVKRKEQQDIRDHLMIEKVKKIRQDLPGTGTRRLHHMTISYRKKHGIKMGRDKLHEVLRKADMHISFKKRSTRTTYSDHGYKRYKNLTEGLEITAINQLYVSDITYIPVGSGFAYLSLVTDAYSRKIVGWHLHKSLHAIGSIKALNMALNQKGEHPPYQMIHHSDRGIQYCCNDYIKLLNDNKILVSMTNFPDPLENALAERMHRTLKEEFKLERGFPTFDLALQAVARTIYVYNHKYPHGSLGYLTPNQVHRGRKPGKKKWKKYSRKANQAVLDAMVA
- a CDS encoding nucleoside hydrolase translates to MKLMKFPSLFTLFFLLQMTTAFSQNYPQLPEDVRLQRLLPPQGKIRVVLDTDTYNEIDDQFAVVYALLSPEQLQIDAIYAAPYLNNRSSSPEDGMEKSYEEILRLLDKLGKSPDGLVYRGSDTFLQSYDQPIESEAARDLIKRAMGATEPLYVLAVGAPTNVASAILMEPEIINKIVVIWLGGKGLNWRHASEFNLQQDIHSSKVLFDSGVPLIQLPTEPVTSHLLTSVPEIETYLQGQGPIGDYLVEIFKDYHKDHFAWSKVIWDISAVAYAINPSWFSTELMHTPILTDQQTYSVDNTRPFYRVATHLNRDQIFEDMFRKIQQQNRQESEGK